In a single window of the Phaeobacter sp. G2 genome:
- a CDS encoding Gfo/Idh/MocA family oxidoreductase: MARIRLGMVGGGNDAFIGGVHRIASRIDDRFELVAGALSSTPEKSAESAKALGIERSYGDFDEMALAEAAREDGIEAVSIVTPNHVHAAAAKAFLAQGIHVICDKPLTSTMQDAADLEKAVADSKALFVLTHNYTGYPMIRQARDMVASGELGTVRLVQAEYPQDWLTSPMENEGVKQAEWRTDPARSGAGGSIGDIGTHAHNLACFMSGLRVESLAADLHSFGAGRTLDDNAHMMLRFAGGARGMLWSSQVAPGNENALKIRIYGEKGGLEWSQEDPNYLWFTPHGAPKRLLTRNGAGATEASQAVSRIPGGHPEGYLEGFATLYNEAADAIRAVQGGADRATAMGVLPGIAEGMEGMRFITACVSSSANDAAWTVL; this comes from the coding sequence ATGGCACGTATTCGTTTGGGAATGGTCGGTGGCGGCAATGATGCCTTTATCGGTGGGGTCCACCGCATTGCGTCTCGCATTGATGACCGCTTCGAGCTGGTGGCAGGCGCGTTGTCGTCGACCCCAGAAAAATCGGCCGAAAGTGCAAAAGCGCTGGGGATCGAGCGCTCTTATGGCGACTTTGATGAGATGGCCTTGGCGGAGGCCGCGCGCGAGGATGGTATTGAAGCCGTCTCCATCGTCACGCCCAACCATGTGCATGCAGCAGCGGCCAAGGCATTCCTGGCCCAGGGCATCCATGTGATCTGCGACAAGCCGCTGACCTCAACCATGCAGGACGCCGCCGATCTGGAAAAGGCCGTGGCCGACAGCAAGGCGTTGTTTGTGTTGACCCACAACTACACCGGCTACCCGATGATCCGGCAGGCGCGCGATATGGTTGCCTCGGGCGAGCTGGGGACGGTCCGCCTTGTGCAGGCGGAATATCCGCAGGACTGGCTGACCTCCCCCATGGAAAACGAAGGCGTGAAACAGGCCGAATGGCGCACCGATCCCGCGCGCTCTGGTGCGGGTGGGTCCATTGGCGACATCGGCACCCACGCCCACAATCTTGCGTGCTTTATGAGCGGGTTGCGCGTGGAAAGTCTCGCGGCCGATTTGCACTCCTTCGGAGCGGGTCGCACGCTGGATGACAACGCCCACATGATGCTGCGCTTTGCAGGAGGCGCCCGTGGCATGCTGTGGTCCAGCCAAGTAGCACCCGGCAATGAAAACGCGCTAAAAATCCGTATCTACGGCGAAAAAGGCGGGCTTGAATGGAGCCAAGAGGACCCGAACTACCTGTGGTTCACACCCCATGGCGCGCCAAAGCGCCTGCTGACCCGTAACGGGGCGGGCGCGACCGAAGCCTCCCAAGCTGTCAGCCGTATTCCCGGCGGCCACCCCGAAGGATACCTGGAAGGCTTTGCCACACTCTACAATGAGGCAGCCGACGCCATTCGTGCGGTACAAGGCGGGGCAGATCGGGCCACGGCCATGGGGGTTCTGCCCGGGATCGCAGAGGGCATGGAGGGCATGCGCTTTATCACCGCCTGCGTGTCCTCTTCGGCCAACGATGCTG
- a CDS encoding sugar phosphate isomerase/epimerase, with protein MKTIKGPALFLAQFASDEAPFNSWDSITKWAADCGYKGVQVPSWDGRLIDLDKAASSKDYCDEFKGKAAENGVEVTELSTHLQGQLVAVHPAYDTAFDGFANPSVHGNPKARQEWAVDQVMKAISASANMGIKNHVSFSGALAWPYVYPWPQRPAGLIETAFDELARRWRPILDHADANDVNICYEIHPGEDLHDGVTFEMFLERVDNHARCNMLYDPSHYVLQCLDYLDNIDIYKDRIKMFHVKDAEFNPTGRQGVYSGYQPWVDRAGRFRSLGDGQVDFGAVFSKMAANDFDGWAVVEWECCLKHPEDGAREGAQFVSDHIIRVTERAFDDFADGGTDEAANRKMLGID; from the coding sequence ATGAAAACGATCAAGGGACCCGCACTTTTCCTGGCACAATTCGCCAGTGACGAAGCGCCGTTCAATTCATGGGACAGCATCACGAAATGGGCGGCTGACTGTGGCTATAAAGGCGTGCAGGTGCCGTCATGGGACGGGCGTCTCATCGACTTGGACAAAGCGGCATCAAGCAAAGACTATTGTGACGAATTCAAAGGCAAAGCCGCTGAGAATGGCGTTGAGGTCACGGAGCTGTCTACCCACCTGCAGGGGCAGCTGGTCGCGGTGCATCCCGCCTATGATACAGCCTTTGACGGATTTGCTAATCCATCCGTGCATGGGAACCCGAAGGCGCGCCAGGAATGGGCTGTTGACCAGGTGATGAAGGCGATTTCTGCCTCGGCCAACATGGGCATCAAGAACCATGTCTCTTTCTCGGGCGCGTTGGCCTGGCCTTATGTCTACCCTTGGCCGCAACGCCCTGCAGGCCTGATTGAAACCGCGTTCGACGAGCTGGCGCGCCGCTGGCGGCCCATTCTGGATCACGCGGACGCAAACGACGTCAACATCTGCTATGAGATCCACCCCGGCGAAGACCTGCATGACGGCGTCACCTTCGAGATGTTCTTGGAACGTGTCGACAATCATGCGCGCTGCAACATGCTCTATGATCCCAGCCACTATGTCCTGCAATGCCTCGACTATCTTGATAATATCGACATCTACAAAGACCGCATCAAGATGTTCCACGTCAAAGATGCCGAGTTCAACCCGACGGGGCGCCAAGGCGTCTACTCTGGCTATCAGCCCTGGGTCGATCGCGCGGGCCGGTTCCGCAGTCTTGGCGACGGGCAAGTCGATTTTGGCGCGGTGTTCTCCAAAATGGCGGCCAACGATTTTGATGGTTGGGCCGTGGTGGAGTGGGAGTGCTGTCTGAAGCATCCCGAAGACGGCGCCCGTGAAGGCGCGCAATTCGTGAGCGACCACATCATCCGCGTCACTGAACGTGCCTTTGATGACTTTGCAGATGGCGGCACGGATGAGGCCGCAAACCGCAAGATGCTGGGGATCGACTGA
- the xylA gene encoding xylose isomerase, which produces MTDFFNDISRLTYAPDSTDLAFRHYNPDEVIMGKRMEEHLRFAVAYWHSFAWPGGDPFGAETFERPWFGNTMDLAKLKADVAFEMFDLLNVPYFCWHDADIRPEGDSFSESLNNFKEIVDYLGEKMETSGTKLLWGTANLFSHRRFMAGAATNPDPEIFAWSAATVKNCMDATHKLGGENYVLWGGREGYETLLNTDLKRERQQAGRFLQMAVEYKHQIGFKGSILVEPKPQEPSKHQYDFDVATVYGFLKEFGLEGEVQMNIEQGHAILAGHSFEHELALASSLGIFGSIDMNRNDYQSGWDTDQFPNNVPEVALAYYEVLKAGGFTTGGTNFDAKLRRQSLDPIDLIASHAGAMDVCARGFKAAVAMLEDGTLEAMRAERYAGWDSAHGKALLDSDLTSIAAQVEAGDTPPQPRSGRQEILENIVNRFV; this is translated from the coding sequence ATGACCGATTTTTTCAACGATATTTCACGACTGACCTATGCGCCGGACAGCACGGATTTGGCCTTTCGACACTATAACCCAGACGAGGTCATTATGGGCAAGCGGATGGAAGAGCATCTGCGCTTTGCCGTAGCCTATTGGCATTCGTTCGCCTGGCCGGGGGGGGACCCTTTTGGCGCTGAGACGTTTGAGCGCCCTTGGTTCGGCAACACAATGGATCTGGCCAAGCTCAAGGCTGACGTGGCCTTTGAGATGTTTGATCTGCTAAACGTCCCCTATTTTTGCTGGCACGATGCCGACATCCGCCCCGAAGGCGACAGCTTTTCCGAAAGTCTCAACAACTTCAAAGAGATTGTGGATTATCTGGGCGAAAAGATGGAGACCAGCGGGACCAAACTGCTGTGGGGTACGGCAAATCTGTTCAGCCACCGGCGCTTTATGGCGGGTGCGGCCACCAATCCAGACCCCGAGATTTTTGCCTGGTCTGCCGCGACAGTGAAAAACTGTATGGATGCCACCCACAAGCTGGGCGGTGAAAACTATGTCCTGTGGGGCGGTCGCGAGGGGTATGAGACGCTGCTCAACACCGATTTGAAGCGCGAACGCCAGCAGGCGGGGCGGTTCTTGCAGATGGCTGTGGAGTACAAACACCAGATTGGCTTCAAGGGTTCCATTCTGGTTGAACCCAAGCCGCAAGAGCCCAGCAAACACCAATATGATTTCGATGTCGCCACGGTTTACGGCTTTCTCAAGGAGTTCGGGCTGGAAGGCGAAGTCCAGATGAACATCGAGCAGGGTCATGCAATCCTTGCAGGCCATTCGTTTGAGCACGAGCTGGCTCTGGCTTCATCCCTGGGCATCTTCGGCTCCATCGACATGAACCGCAACGACTATCAGTCAGGTTGGGACACCGATCAATTCCCCAACAATGTGCCCGAAGTTGCGCTGGCCTATTACGAGGTCCTCAAAGCGGGTGGCTTCACCACTGGTGGCACCAACTTTGACGCCAAACTGCGGCGCCAGTCGCTGGATCCCATTGATCTGATCGCAAGCCATGCAGGCGCCATGGACGTCTGTGCGCGCGGGTTCAAAGCGGCTGTCGCTATGCTGGAAGACGGCACACTGGAGGCGATGAGGGCTGAGCGCTACGCCGGGTGGGACAGCGCCCATGGCAAAGCCTTGCTGGACAGCGACCTCACCAGCATCGCAGCCCAGGTTGAGGCGGGTGATACCCCCCCGCAGCCGCGCTCAGGCCGGCAGGAAATTCTCGAAAACATCGTCAATCGCTTCGTGTAA
- a CDS encoding LacI family DNA-binding transcriptional regulator: MSKPTLHDVAQAAGVSYATADRVINNRGNVAQKSIDKVRDAVARLDYVRNVAAANLSRKRVYRLAFLIPKGTNAFFNRIRDHIAQVAAHLSVESVSVDIFEVSAFSVEGLSKSIADFCEKDFDGVAIVGLQSALLEAPLAELRTRGIQVIGLVSDLPRDFRAAYIGIDNVVAGRTAARMTGMAHAGGHGAIQTFAGSLDARDHAERLDGFREVILADFPHLTVLDPILTKDDPSILRSKTRELLAQQTHVTALYNVGAGNSGLISAISAWPEQRPYCIVHELVAHSRQALVAGHIDLVIDQRPDVEINRAFAVLRALIDQREIPTMPELTPTIYVRDNLPADPLNAIMKAQNT; the protein is encoded by the coding sequence ATGTCTAAACCAACCTTACATGATGTCGCGCAGGCGGCAGGGGTCAGCTATGCGACCGCAGACCGCGTCATAAACAACCGCGGAAATGTGGCGCAGAAATCAATCGACAAAGTGCGCGATGCGGTCGCCAGACTTGACTATGTGCGTAATGTCGCTGCAGCGAATTTGTCGCGCAAACGGGTTTACCGCCTCGCGTTTTTGATCCCCAAAGGGACAAACGCCTTTTTCAACCGGATCCGCGATCATATCGCACAAGTCGCGGCCCACCTGAGTGTTGAAAGCGTAAGTGTCGATATCTTTGAGGTCTCAGCGTTTTCCGTTGAGGGCCTGTCTAAAAGCATCGCGGATTTCTGTGAGAAGGACTTTGACGGGGTCGCAATTGTCGGGCTTCAAAGTGCACTTCTTGAAGCCCCCCTCGCAGAGCTGCGCACGCGCGGAATCCAGGTTATCGGACTGGTCTCGGACCTGCCCCGAGATTTCCGCGCCGCCTACATCGGTATTGATAATGTCGTTGCAGGGCGGACGGCGGCACGGATGACCGGCATGGCCCATGCGGGGGGCCATGGGGCAATCCAAACATTCGCCGGATCTTTGGATGCACGCGACCACGCGGAACGGCTGGACGGATTTCGGGAAGTTATCTTGGCTGATTTTCCACATTTAACCGTACTCGATCCGATCTTGACCAAAGATGACCCTTCAATTCTGCGGTCGAAAACCCGTGAATTGCTTGCGCAACAAACCCATGTGACCGCGCTCTATAACGTGGGCGCTGGCAACTCGGGGCTGATCTCTGCGATCAGCGCCTGGCCCGAACAGCGCCCCTATTGCATTGTGCACGAACTCGTCGCCCATTCGCGGCAGGCCTTGGTCGCTGGTCATATTGATCTGGTGATTGATCAACGCCCAGATGTCGAAATCAACCGCGCGTTTGCCGTGCTGCGTGCTTTGATCGACCAGCGCGAAATACCCACCATGCCAGAGCTGACCCCCACGATCTATGTGCGAGACAATCTGCCTGCCGATCCATTGAACGCGATTATGAAAGCCCAAAACACATGA